In Pseudomonadota bacterium, one DNA window encodes the following:
- the plsB gene encoding glycerol-3-phosphate 1-O-acyltransferase PlsB, giving the protein MSSSVFRESSQWFGLKAPFLWLVQRILMMWVKATVLPADFDEVGIDATRPVCYVLDLDGVSNALILRDVCHEMGLPDSGGLIQGTDRPLAATIYLRRLKGLLVRRADPRISQEIRDIAQAYAEGALADVQLVPVTIHWGRAPQKEESLLKLLFSDSWSIAGRLRKLMIILIHGRNMYVQFSRPVAIAEVFPREEYTDRSIRKLSRILRVHFRRVREAAIGPDLSHKRLLVSDIMDSDSVRRAIEREAARNDISIDKARDKARGYIDEIAANYSHAVIRVLETLLKWVWNSLYSGIVQHNFKAVQDVAPGRTIIYVPCHRSHIDYLLLSYVLYVQGLVPPHVAAGINLNLPVVGGILRRGGAFFLRRSFKGQRLYSTVFDAYLRRNLSKGVSLEYFIEGTRSRTGKLLDPKGGMLAMTIKSYLKDRARPVVFVPVYFGYERLLEGRSYENELSGEAKKKESIWGLIKSVKLLREDFGQVFVNFGTPIHLNEGLDAIKPDWEASLIQDEKGDIESAAIDALSKAIVPQLGVDILTDINASAAVGPINLLGLVLQATEFKALDERDLDAQLGLYVDLLVQLPYSSKVTFSELITRSPTGKHIIEYGLELGMLERRAHELGDVIGPHPQNGVMLNYYRNNVKHLFAMPSLVACALMSRRARTRNEIIEFVLGMYSLARGEYFLRWLPEEAITPIEATINELISLGLLRAETDSDLIARPAPDTSEIRQLDLLAHIFYETVERYSLIINLVLDAPSGSVRQSELEQKARLTAEKLVMLDSRINPEYLDVRAFRRAMSSLLASERVHKDDERNLCYGDDFRRIGELVASATDVPVRRISRHK; this is encoded by the coding sequence ATGTCGTCATCTGTGTTCAGAGAATCGTCGCAATGGTTCGGTCTAAAGGCGCCGTTCCTGTGGCTCGTTCAGCGCATCTTGATGATGTGGGTAAAAGCCACGGTGCTGCCGGCTGATTTTGATGAGGTGGGTATCGATGCGACGCGACCGGTTTGCTACGTGCTCGATCTGGATGGTGTGTCCAATGCGCTGATCCTACGCGACGTCTGTCATGAAATGGGTCTGCCGGATTCGGGTGGTCTCATACAGGGAACGGACCGACCGCTGGCGGCGACGATCTACCTGCGACGACTCAAAGGCCTGTTGGTACGACGAGCCGACCCGCGTATTTCGCAGGAGATACGCGACATTGCTCAGGCGTATGCCGAAGGCGCCTTGGCGGATGTTCAGCTCGTGCCCGTGACGATTCACTGGGGCCGCGCGCCGCAAAAAGAGGAATCGCTGCTTAAATTGCTGTTTTCCGACAGTTGGTCGATCGCGGGTCGCTTGCGCAAACTTATGATTATTTTGATACACGGCCGAAACATGTATGTGCAGTTCAGTCGACCGGTGGCGATTGCCGAAGTGTTTCCGCGGGAGGAATACACCGACCGTTCCATCCGCAAATTGTCTCGAATTTTGCGCGTGCACTTTCGTCGTGTACGCGAGGCCGCGATCGGGCCAGACCTGTCGCACAAGCGACTGCTGGTTAGCGATATTATGGACTCCGACAGCGTCCGGCGTGCGATTGAGCGTGAAGCAGCGCGCAACGATATCTCGATAGACAAAGCGCGCGACAAAGCACGAGGCTATATCGACGAGATTGCCGCGAACTATTCACACGCTGTCATTCGAGTCCTCGAAACCCTCCTCAAGTGGGTATGGAACAGTCTCTACTCCGGCATCGTGCAGCACAATTTCAAAGCGGTGCAGGACGTGGCGCCGGGGCGCACGATTATTTACGTGCCCTGTCACCGCAGTCATATTGATTATCTGTTGTTGAGCTACGTGCTCTATGTGCAAGGGTTGGTGCCGCCCCATGTGGCGGCGGGCATCAATCTCAACTTGCCGGTTGTCGGCGGTATATTGCGTAGAGGCGGGGCGTTTTTCTTGCGCCGCAGTTTTAAAGGGCAACGACTCTACTCGACGGTGTTTGATGCGTACCTGCGTCGAAACCTGTCCAAGGGCGTGTCGCTTGAGTATTTCATTGAGGGCACCCGCAGTCGCACCGGCAAACTACTTGATCCGAAGGGCGGTATGCTCGCAATGACCATTAAGAGCTACCTAAAGGACCGCGCTCGACCGGTCGTATTCGTGCCTGTTTATTTTGGTTATGAGCGATTATTAGAAGGGCGCAGCTATGAAAACGAGTTGAGTGGCGAGGCAAAAAAGAAAGAGTCGATCTGGGGGCTGATCAAATCGGTCAAACTCTTACGCGAAGATTTTGGCCAGGTGTTCGTCAATTTTGGTACGCCCATTCACCTTAACGAGGGACTCGATGCCATCAAACCCGACTGGGAAGCCTCGTTGATTCAAGACGAGAAAGGCGATATCGAGAGCGCCGCGATTGATGCTTTGTCCAAAGCGATTGTGCCCCAGCTTGGTGTGGATATTCTGACGGACATTAACGCCAGCGCGGCGGTTGGCCCAATCAATTTACTCGGGCTTGTTCTTCAGGCAACCGAATTTAAAGCGCTGGATGAGCGAGATTTAGATGCCCAGCTTGGGCTCTATGTTGATCTGCTGGTGCAGCTGCCGTACTCATCCAAAGTGACGTTTAGTGAGCTGATTACGCGATCGCCAACGGGCAAGCACATTATTGAGTATGGACTTGAGCTCGGCATGCTCGAGCGCCGCGCGCATGAGCTTGGCGATGTGATTGGTCCGCATCCCCAAAACGGCGTCATGCTCAACTACTATCGCAACAACGTGAAGCATCTGTTCGCGATGCCATCTTTGGTGGCTTGTGCGCTCATGTCGAGGCGCGCCCGTACGCGAAACGAAATCATTGAATTTGTGTTGGGGATGTATAGCCTGGCGCGCGGTGAATATTTCTTGCGATGGTTGCCCGAAGAAGCGATTACGCCGATCGAGGCGACTATCAATGAACTGATTTCGCTGGGGCTCCTGCGTGCGGAAACGGACAGTGACCTGATCGCCCGCCCGGCGCCCGATACCAGTGAGATTCGCCAGCTCGATCTGCTCGCACACATTTTTTACGAGACCGTGGAACGCTATAGTCTCATTATTAACTTGGTGCTCGACGCGCCATCCGGTTCGGTACGTCAATCGGAACTTGAACAAAAGGCGCGCTTGACCGCTGAAAAACTGGTCATGCTCGATAGTCGCATCAATCCGGAATACCTCGATGTGCGCGCGTTCCGCCGCGCGATGTCGAGCCTGCTTGCCAGCGAGCGTGTGCACAAGGATGATGAACGCAATCTTTGTTATGGTGATGACTTCCGCCGCATTGGTGAGTTGGTGGCCAGTGCCACGGATGTGCCCGTGAGACGAATTTCACGACATAAGTAA
- a CDS encoding rhodanese-related sulfurtransferase, whose product MNSYHIAAFYHFADLPDYREWQGPLEALCAREHLIGTILLAHEGVNGTVSGPKRGLDMLLAFLRRDARLTSLKAKWSQTDDKPFLRMKVRLKKEIVSMGVAGIKPHERTGKQVPAAQWNALIRDPDVLLIDTRNQYEIDVGTFAGAVSPHSDSFREFPDYVKDNLDPDKQRKVAMFCTGGIRCEKASAYLLEQGFEDVYQLEGGILQYLEDTEESDSLWRGECFVFDRRVTVDGALEPGSFVQCHACRRPLTQEETQNAHYEKGVSCLHCITETSEERRAAFRERQRQVELSKARGGQHIGPDA is encoded by the coding sequence ATGAATTCGTATCACATCGCGGCCTTTTATCACTTTGCAGATCTACCAGACTATCGAGAATGGCAGGGTCCGCTCGAAGCGCTGTGCGCGCGCGAGCATCTGATCGGTACGATTTTACTCGCCCATGAAGGCGTCAATGGCACGGTGTCGGGTCCGAAACGTGGGCTGGACATGCTATTGGCATTCTTGCGACGCGACGCGCGGCTGACGTCGCTCAAAGCAAAGTGGTCGCAGACGGATGACAAGCCGTTTCTGCGTATGAAGGTGCGGCTTAAAAAAGAGATTGTGAGCATGGGCGTGGCGGGCATCAAACCCCACGAGCGCACCGGTAAGCAAGTGCCCGCCGCGCAGTGGAACGCGCTCATTCGTGATCCCGATGTTTTGCTCATCGACACGCGCAATCAATACGAAATCGATGTCGGTACGTTTGCCGGCGCCGTCAGCCCGCATTCCGATTCGTTTCGAGAGTTTCCCGACTACGTGAAAGACAATCTCGATCCAGATAAGCAGCGCAAGGTGGCGATGTTTTGCACGGGCGGCATTCGATGCGAAAAGGCCTCCGCGTATCTCCTCGAGCAGGGGTTCGAGGATGTCTATCAGCTCGAAGGCGGTATTTTGCAGTATCTCGAAGACACCGAGGAGAGTGACTCACTTTGGCGAGGCGAATGCTTCGTATTTGATCGCCGTGTGACCGTGGATGGCGCGCTTGAACCGGGTTCCTTTGTTCAATGTCACGCCTGCCGCCGACCGCTTACGCAGGAAGAGACGCAAAACGCGCACTACGAGAAGGGGGTCAGTTGCCTTCATTGCATCACTGAGACCAGTGAAGAGCGCCGCGCGGCATTTCGCGAACGGCAGCGCCAGGTCGAGCTGTCCAAAGCGCGCGGCGGCCAACACATCGGCCCTGATGCCTGA
- a CDS encoding Re/Si-specific NAD(P)(+) transhydrogenase subunit alpha, translated as MRIGIPREQFSGEKRVATTPDVARQLIELGYDISVESGAGAAANFSDQAYRDVGVTVEATAADVFSGSDIILKVRAPDASELDQLREGQTLIGFLWPAQHPELLETLRAKKVTALSMDSVPRISRAQKMDALSSMANIAGYRAIVEAAQYFPRFFTGQITAAGRIPPAKVMIIGAGVAGLAAIGAAKSMGAIVRAFDTRPEVKEQVESMDAEFLELDFEEDEDGAGEGGYAKVMSKAFIEAEMALFAEQAKDVDIIVTTALIPGKPAPRLITKEMVASMKEGSVIVDLAAEQGGNCELTRPDEVHQSHGVTLIGYTDLPSRMATQSSQLYASNLRHLLADMTPEKEGELRVDFEDEVVRGATITRDGETTWPPPAPKLSAAPAKPAPAKTDAAPPVPPKRSVVGPFVAALIGVAALLGLGHVAPPDFMAHFTVFVLACFVGYMVIWNVTPALHTPLMSVTNAISSIIVIGALLQIDSSNSVVVWMAAIAIFITSINIVGGFAVTQRMLRMFQK; from the coding sequence ATGCGTATCGGCATTCCACGTGAACAGTTTTCAGGCGAGAAGCGCGTTGCGACCACGCCTGATGTCGCTCGGCAGCTCATTGAGCTTGGCTACGACATCAGCGTTGAATCCGGTGCCGGAGCGGCCGCTAATTTCTCCGATCAGGCGTATCGGGATGTCGGTGTCACCGTTGAAGCAACGGCCGCCGATGTGTTTAGCGGAAGCGACATTATTCTTAAAGTACGCGCTCCGGACGCATCCGAGCTGGATCAACTGCGGGAGGGTCAGACCCTAATCGGATTTTTGTGGCCCGCTCAACATCCCGAATTGCTGGAAACTTTGCGCGCGAAAAAGGTCACGGCGCTGTCGATGGATAGCGTGCCGCGAATTTCTCGGGCGCAGAAAATGGATGCCCTGAGCTCGATGGCGAATATCGCCGGCTATCGTGCCATTGTTGAGGCCGCACAATATTTTCCGCGCTTTTTCACGGGCCAGATTACGGCGGCGGGACGCATACCGCCGGCCAAAGTCATGATCATCGGTGCGGGCGTCGCGGGGCTTGCAGCGATTGGCGCGGCCAAAAGTATGGGTGCGATTGTTCGAGCGTTCGATACGCGACCCGAGGTCAAAGAACAAGTTGAAAGTATGGACGCCGAGTTCCTCGAACTTGATTTTGAAGAGGATGAAGACGGTGCCGGCGAAGGTGGCTATGCCAAAGTCATGAGCAAGGCGTTTATAGAGGCTGAGATGGCGCTGTTCGCCGAGCAAGCTAAAGATGTGGATATCATTGTGACCACCGCGCTGATACCCGGCAAACCCGCGCCGCGACTCATCACCAAAGAAATGGTGGCGTCAATGAAAGAGGGTAGCGTGATTGTTGATCTTGCCGCCGAACAGGGCGGTAACTGCGAGCTCACGCGACCGGACGAAGTGCACCAGTCCCATGGTGTCACACTGATTGGCTACACCGATCTTCCGAGCCGCATGGCCACGCAAAGCAGTCAACTGTATGCCAGTAATCTACGGCATCTGCTGGCGGACATGACGCCGGAGAAAGAGGGCGAGCTTCGGGTCGATTTTGAGGACGAAGTCGTCCGCGGTGCCACCATCACACGCGATGGCGAAACGACCTGGCCGCCGCCAGCACCCAAGCTTTCGGCCGCGCCGGCTAAGCCGGCGCCGGCCAAAACCGACGCGGCGCCCCCAGTGCCGCCAAAGCGCTCCGTGGTTGGACCGTTTGTCGCAGCACTGATTGGCGTGGCGGCGCTTCTCGGACTTGGGCATGTGGCGCCGCCGGACTTTATGGCGCACTTCACCGTGTTTGTGCTCGCGTGCTTCGTGGGCTACATGGTGATCTGGAACGTGACGCCCGCGCTGCACACGCCGCTGATGAGTGTGACCAATGCCATCAGCAGCATCATTGTGATTGGCGCGCTGCTGCAGATCGACTCATCGAATTCAGTGGTCGTGTGGATGGCGGCCATCGCCATCTTCATCACCAGCATAAACATCGTGGGCGGTTTTGCGGTCACGCAACGCATGCTGCGCATGTTTCAGAAGTAG
- the pntB gene encoding Re/Si-specific NAD(P)(+) transhydrogenase subunit beta, translating into MTPGIVTAAYIAAIILFILALGGLSNQETARRGNAYGIAGMLLALVATLAGIVTDNHSIVFITLALGGAVGLVLARRVQMTEMPELVAILHSLVGMAAVLVGYANFMDHEWALVGVAKTIHDVETYLGVLIGAVTFSGSVVAFGKLSGRMTSKPLMLPARHWLNLGLLIAAVVVGKLFLDQSAAGGGLNALIIMTIIALLFGVHMVVAIGGADMPVVVSMLNSYSGWAAAATGFMLSNDLLIVTGALVGSSGAILSYIMCRAMNRKFLSVIAGGFGSTGGSGGGSSAEQGEVVAIQAAETAELLAGAKEVMIIPGYGMAVAQAQHTVFEITKALRDKGVTVRFGIHPVAGRMPGHMNVLLAEAKVPYDIVFEMEEINEDFPDVDVSVVIGANDIVNPAALEEPDSPIAGMPVLEVWNGDQTIVLKRSMATGYAGVQNPLFFKDNTRMLFGDAKETLDEVLTHLR; encoded by the coding sequence ATGACACCTGGAATCGTAACGGCCGCCTATATCGCTGCCATCATTTTATTCATTCTCGCTTTGGGCGGGCTAAGCAATCAAGAAACCGCTCGTCGCGGGAACGCGTACGGTATCGCGGGCATGCTGTTAGCGCTCGTGGCCACACTCGCTGGCATTGTTACCGACAACCACTCAATTGTGTTTATCACGTTGGCACTCGGTGGTGCCGTGGGCTTGGTGCTCGCCCGTCGTGTACAAATGACTGAGATGCCCGAACTCGTTGCGATTTTGCACAGTTTGGTCGGTATGGCTGCGGTGCTCGTCGGCTACGCCAACTTTATGGATCACGAGTGGGCCTTAGTCGGCGTGGCGAAGACCATTCACGATGTGGAGACCTACCTGGGCGTGCTGATCGGCGCGGTGACCTTTTCCGGGTCGGTTGTGGCGTTTGGCAAACTCAGTGGCCGAATGACAAGCAAACCGCTGATGTTACCGGCCCGTCACTGGCTCAATCTGGGCTTGCTGATCGCCGCTGTTGTGGTGGGTAAACTGTTTCTCGACCAGTCGGCGGCCGGCGGTGGACTCAACGCACTGATCATCATGACCATCATCGCGCTGCTGTTTGGCGTTCATATGGTGGTGGCGATCGGCGGGGCCGATATGCCGGTGGTGGTATCGATGCTCAACAGCTACTCCGGCTGGGCCGCGGCTGCGACCGGGTTCATGCTGAGTAACGATCTATTGATCGTGACGGGTGCGCTGGTGGGTAGTAGCGGCGCGATTTTGAGCTACATCATGTGTCGCGCGATGAACCGCAAGTTTCTGTCTGTTATTGCCGGCGGTTTCGGTTCGACAGGCGGCAGTGGCGGTGGAAGTAGCGCTGAACAGGGTGAAGTGGTGGCCATTCAGGCCGCCGAAACGGCGGAGTTACTCGCCGGCGCAAAAGAGGTAATGATTATTCCGGGTTACGGTATGGCGGTTGCCCAGGCGCAGCATACGGTGTTTGAAATCACCAAAGCACTGCGCGACAAGGGCGTTACCGTGCGCTTTGGCATTCATCCTGTGGCGGGACGGATGCCCGGTCATATGAACGTGCTGTTGGCCGAAGCCAAAGTACCGTATGACATCGTGTTCGAGATGGAAGAAATTAACGAAGACTTTCCGGATGTGGATGTGTCGGTGGTGATCGGAGCCAATGACATTGTTAACCCAGCGGCACTGGAGGAACCGGACAGTCCCATCGCGGGGATGCCGGTGCTCGAAGTGTGGAACGGCGATCAGACGATCGTGCTCAAACGCAGCATGGCCACGGGCTATGCGGGTGTGCAAAACCCGCTCTTTTTTAAGGACAACACCCGTATGCTGTTTGGCGATGCCAAAGAGACACTGGATGAAGTGCTTACGCATCTTCGCTAG
- a CDS encoding GGDEF domain-containing protein, whose translation MRVNKIQPEEILPLILCAAGTLGILPFAVMRLSQGEWLIGFVDALIVVSMAALGIFVFRTHKVRPASIYLSILCTSGALLTVYLKGPMQVFWTYPALMVGFYLLKPKEALALVMVATLALLPPLVSQMAFSQLGAVLVTLLITNSVAYSFSAQTRRQKEQLMELAACDPLTGTGNRRGLLLEMQRVQAQRNRLGTPSSLLLIDLDRFKQINDQHGHGVGDEVLIEVCRRITARIRQTDSLYRIGGEEFVVITHNEHIRSAAALAEELRKEVAEVPCSGVDVTLSVGVAELVSDETSKEWLGRADEALYDAKARGRNQVCLARFPHERDATITVTG comes from the coding sequence ATGCGCGTTAACAAAATTCAGCCAGAGGAAATCCTGCCCTTAATTTTATGTGCGGCGGGCACTTTGGGTATTCTGCCCTTTGCCGTCATGCGCCTGTCGCAAGGCGAGTGGCTGATCGGTTTTGTTGATGCACTCATCGTCGTATCGATGGCGGCCCTTGGGATCTTTGTGTTTCGCACGCACAAGGTGCGGCCAGCCAGTATCTATCTGTCGATTCTCTGCACGAGCGGCGCACTGCTGACGGTCTACCTAAAGGGCCCTATGCAAGTATTCTGGACGTACCCCGCATTGATGGTTGGCTTCTATTTACTCAAACCCAAAGAAGCCCTGGCGCTGGTCATGGTCGCAACGCTCGCCTTGTTGCCGCCCCTTGTGTCGCAGATGGCGTTTAGCCAACTCGGCGCGGTGCTCGTCACCTTGTTGATCACCAATTCAGTGGCCTACAGTTTTTCCGCGCAGACACGACGCCAGAAGGAGCAGCTGATGGAACTGGCGGCCTGTGACCCCCTCACCGGAACCGGCAATCGACGCGGATTGCTACTTGAAATGCAGCGCGTGCAGGCGCAGCGCAATCGGCTGGGCACTCCAAGCTCACTACTGCTAATCGATCTCGATCGATTCAAACAGATCAATGACCAACACGGACACGGTGTCGGCGACGAGGTATTGATCGAGGTGTGTCGTCGAATCACGGCGCGCATACGCCAGACCGACAGTCTGTATCGCATCGGTGGCGAAGAGTTTGTGGTGATCACCCACAATGAGCACATTCGCAGCGCCGCCGCCCTTGCCGAAGAACTGCGAAAAGAAGTCGCTGAGGTACCTTGCAGTGGGGTCGATGTCACCCTGTCGGTCGGCGTCGCTGAATTGGTCAGCGATGAAACGTCCAAAGAATGGCTCGGGCGTGCGGACGAGGCGCTGTATGACGCCAAGGCGCGTGGCCGCAATCAAGTGTGTCTGGCACGCTTCCCCCACGAGCGCGACGCGACCATTACCGTTACCGGTTAA
- a CDS encoding carboxymuconolactone decarboxylase family protein, with amino-acid sequence MSQFKTIDRESADGLAKDLLDQLHHQLGMVPNVYAVMAQAPTTLAAQLALTEHLSNGTLSAKLNEKIALVVSNDNSCGYCVAAHSAIAARLGMSDEEIVAAQKGKSKDPVEQAVLNLAISINGNHGHGDNSAVRRALDAGLSEAQIVEIVGQVVKNIMTNSINGIANTTIDFPEREMF; translated from the coding sequence ATGTCGCAATTTAAAACCATCGATCGAGAGTCGGCCGACGGTCTGGCCAAAGACTTACTTGACCAGCTGCACCACCAGCTTGGCATGGTGCCCAATGTGTATGCGGTCATGGCGCAGGCGCCCACCACGCTAGCGGCACAGCTCGCGCTTACCGAACATCTGTCGAACGGCACATTAAGCGCCAAGCTCAACGAAAAAATTGCACTGGTTGTCAGCAATGACAACAGTTGTGGTTATTGTGTTGCCGCCCATTCGGCCATTGCTGCGCGCCTGGGCATGAGCGATGAAGAAATCGTGGCCGCGCAAAAAGGCAAGTCCAAAGATCCGGTTGAACAAGCCGTACTCAATCTGGCCATATCGATCAATGGTAATCATGGACACGGCGACAACTCAGCTGTACGACGGGCGCTCGACGCTGGACTGAGCGAGGCGCAAATCGTCGAGATTGTGGGCCAGGTGGTGAAGAACATCATGACCAACTCCATCAATGGCATTGCCAATACCACTATCGATTTTCCCGAACGCGAGATGTTCTAG
- a CDS encoding metallophosphoesterase family protein: MSHYAIGDIHGCLTALTGLVERLPLTRDDTLVLLGDYVDRGPDSKGVIDYLLDYAGPAKLITLRGNHEVMMLDARDNAERFFAWQHFGGEETLYSYQYTTGADWQASIPIEHWQFLENTLPYYEADSQIFVHASVKPKRPLDEQDDRHLYWKKVSKPRPYHSDHRVICGHTTQYDGEIGDHEHTLLIDTYAYGDQWLTCLNADTLEYWQANQQGETRQGQLRHSDQDE, encoded by the coding sequence ATGAGCCATTACGCCATCGGCGACATCCACGGTTGCCTAACCGCACTGACGGGACTCGTAGAACGTTTGCCGCTCACACGCGACGATACGCTTGTGCTGCTCGGCGACTATGTCGATCGCGGCCCCGACTCCAAAGGCGTGATCGACTACCTGCTCGACTACGCCGGCCCTGCCAAACTGATCACACTTCGCGGGAATCACGAGGTGATGATGCTCGACGCCCGCGACAACGCAGAACGGTTTTTTGCCTGGCAACATTTCGGCGGTGAGGAAACGCTTTATTCGTATCAGTACACAACGGGTGCCGATTGGCAGGCCAGCATTCCCATTGAACACTGGCAGTTTTTGGAGAATACGTTGCCGTATTACGAGGCGGATTCGCAGATATTCGTCCATGCCAGCGTCAAACCCAAACGACCGCTGGACGAACAAGATGATCGACATTTGTATTGGAAGAAGGTATCGAAACCCCGGCCCTACCATTCCGACCATCGGGTCATTTGCGGACACACAACCCAGTACGATGGCGAGATCGGTGATCACGAGCACACGCTGTTGATTGACACCTACGCTTACGGCGATCAGTGGCTTACTTGCCTCAACGCCGACACGCTGGAATATTGGCAGGCCAACCAGCAAGGGGAGACCCGACAGGGCCAGCTACGACACAGTGATCAAGATGAATAA
- a CDS encoding DUF465 domain-containing protein: MTIDTECFKNREKLKELRIAHRDLDSKIITLSEDPSVDQLKLRRLKKRKLYIKDNITRLESALIPDLNA, encoded by the coding sequence ATGACCATCGATACAGAGTGTTTTAAGAATCGGGAGAAGCTCAAGGAGCTGCGCATCGCCCACCGCGACCTTGACTCTAAAATCATCACCCTCAGCGAAGACCCGTCGGTCGACCAGCTCAAACTGCGACGCCTTAAAAAGCGCAAACTGTATATTAAAGACAACATTACTCGCCTTGAAAGCGCCTTAATTCCAGACCTGAACGCCTGA
- a CDS encoding DUF3301 domain-containing protein produces MWPYLILVLLLTASWFWFDTMKIRELANEVARQGCRRADVQFLDGTVSFAKLSLINSPSGLRFRRVFTFDYSENGENRRQGFIVFVGAQVANLGLQAREIH; encoded by the coding sequence ATGTGGCCCTATCTGATTTTGGTGCTCCTTCTAACGGCCAGTTGGTTTTGGTTCGACACCATGAAAATTCGTGAGCTGGCCAACGAGGTGGCACGCCAAGGCTGTCGTCGAGCGGATGTCCAGTTTCTCGATGGCACCGTTTCATTTGCCAAACTCAGCCTGATCAACTCGCCCAGTGGTCTGCGTTTTCGACGGGTGTTTACGTTTGATTACAGCGAAAACGGCGAGAATCGGCGCCAAGGCTTTATCGTGTTTGTCGGCGCACAGGTGGCCAATCTCGGGCTTCAGGCGCGGGAGATTCACTAA
- the cysQ gene encoding 3'(2'),5'-bisphosphate nucleotidase CysQ has protein sequence MIDIACGAGRRILDVYDSDFNVEHKADESPLTAADLAAHTYIVEQLQALTPDIPILSEESATIEWETRRDWDPYWLVDPLDGTKEFVKRNGEFTVNIALIRDHAPVLGVVHVPVSGDTYCGDTQSGAFLIHEDDRTTIQVRPCKETPVVVGSRSHRGALLDEYLSRLGPHEMTPMGSSLKLCLVAAGRADLYPRLGPTSEWDTAAAHAVVSAAGGQVVDLNGSPLRYNAKADILNPHFFVIGDDSVDWLRPLQD, from the coding sequence ATGATCGACATCGCATGCGGTGCCGGTCGCCGAATTCTCGACGTGTATGACTCCGACTTTAACGTGGAGCACAAAGCCGATGAGTCGCCACTCACGGCGGCGGATCTGGCCGCGCACACGTATATTGTGGAACAGCTGCAGGCGCTCACGCCGGATATTCCGATTCTGTCGGAAGAGTCGGCCACCATCGAGTGGGAAACGCGACGGGACTGGGATCCCTACTGGCTCGTGGATCCACTCGACGGCACCAAGGAGTTTGTAAAGCGCAACGGCGAGTTCACCGTGAACATTGCGCTCATTCGCGACCATGCGCCGGTACTGGGCGTGGTGCATGTGCCGGTCTCGGGCGACACCTATTGCGGCGACACGCAATCCGGCGCGTTTCTGATCCACGAGGACGATAGAACAACCATCCAGGTGCGCCCCTGCAAGGAGACACCGGTGGTCGTGGGCAGTCGCTCACACCGCGGCGCCCTGCTTGATGAGTATCTGTCGCGGCTCGGCCCGCACGAGATGACGCCGATGGGCAGCTCATTAAAACTGTGCCTAGTGGCCGCCGGCCGCGCCGACCTCTACCCGCGACTCGGTCCGACATCCGAGTGGGACACCGCCGCTGCGCACGCCGTGGTGTCGGCAGCCGGCGGACAGGTGGTCGATCTGAATGGCAGCCCCCTTCGCTACAACGCCAAGGCCGACATTCTCAATCCGCATTTTTTTGTGATCGGCGACGACTCCGTCGATTGGTTAAGGCCGCTACAGGATTAA
- a CDS encoding HAD-IA family hydrolase, which produces MTAPMLDDIPWQHLDTVLLDMDGTLLDLAFDTRFWLHTLPAHIAAVKGISVDEATQRVIAHADRTRGTLDWYCLDHWTRSIGVDIRSVKQTQSHLVRWLPGAEDFLRALQRLPARRILATNAHPFILAIKQAEVHVQRYFDRAITSHDFDAPKEYPAFWSALERSFGIDLSRTVLIDDSINVLEAAQRAGVAYRIEIMRPDSEFGKAGRGADHGLDAMEVDSVAEITDTVLAMG; this is translated from the coding sequence ATGACCGCACCAATGCTTGACGATATTCCCTGGCAGCACCTCGATACGGTGCTGCTGGACATGGACGGCACGTTGCTCGACCTGGCGTTCGACACGCGCTTTTGGCTGCATACCTTGCCGGCCCATATTGCGGCGGTCAAAGGCATCTCAGTCGATGAGGCAACCCAGCGCGTTATCGCCCACGCGGACCGCACGCGAGGCACGCTCGATTGGTATTGCCTCGATCATTGGACGCGTTCGATCGGCGTGGATATCCGCTCGGTAAAGCAAACACAGAGTCATCTGGTGCGCTGGCTGCCTGGGGCGGAGGACTTTCTGCGGGCACTCCAGCGACTGCCGGCGCGTCGCATTCTGGCCACCAATGCGCATCCGTTTATCTTGGCCATCAAACAGGCAGAAGTGCACGTGCAGCGCTATTTCGATCGCGCGATTACCTCACACGACTTCGACGCGCCCAAAGAGTATCCCGCCTTCTGGTCGGCACTCGAACGCAGTTTTGGTATCGACCTGTCACGCACCGTACTGATCGACGACAGCATCAACGTACTGGAAGCCGCCCAACGCGCGGGCGTTGCCTATCGGATCGAAATCATGCGACCCGACTCGGAGTTTGGTAAGGCGGGTCGAGGCGCGGACCACGGTCTTGACGCGATGGAAGTGGACAGCGTGGCCGAGATCACCGACACCGTACTCGCCATGGGTTAA